gcattttaatcatGTGTGTTTTACGCATTTCCTTTATTATGAATGCATACATAAAAGCCttaataaactttaaaacagaGAGTTGGGCGAAACGAGACCATTGACAGTTTGTGATCCGTGTACAGTGGTTATTAGAAACTTTCCACATCCCCAACTGTGCAACTGATAGTTGATTGACAGTAGGCCTATATGATTTTGATGTTTGGATTTTACGCAGTGGTTTCTGTATCTCCGCGGCCTCAGAGATGGGTATCCGGCTTATTGATAGTGGTGAATGCCAGCGGGCATTAGAACAGCAAGCGGCCATCTGCCAGCCTAGCGAACTAGCAACCCCACCAGCTGCAGTCGCAAAACGCCCTACAAAGCAGGACATGCATGCAGCTTCTGACGTCTGCGGCCACACTGCGCTACAAAGCCCAGAAAAACCAGGAGCGGAAACAATGAGAATCAAGCTTATAGACGCCGCATAGGTCCACGACCAGCAAGTTTTTGAGAAGAGGCTGCCGTTAAGTGCACATCAGTTCATTTCGGATGACCGGTTTGTGCGATTATTTTCCCAcgttgaaaaaatatatatataaaaagactCATGCAGGGGCACTTTAATACCCCGACATGGCGACGgcaagaaaagggagagagctTTTTACTATTTTGGAAACTAGCGCGGACACAGAAAGTACCACGGTGTGCGACAGTCAAGACTCTCCGCTTAATCTTTCAGCCGATGTGAAGTGGTTTGAAATTCCTTACAGAAAGCCAGACTCGGACGAGGAAGACGAAGtgcgggaggaggaggaaggcgaGGGGGAGAATGGATTCACGAGCACAGCAGCCGCGGCAGAGACTGCAGACGCGGCCAGCTTCATCGCAGGAGGAGGCTGCAACATAATTTTAGTCACTGGTAGTAATGGGATCGAGCACGACGAGGAGGAGTACGCAGAGGACTGTTATTATTCTACCTCCACTAACTGCTCTGATACCACCTCAAACGATTCGGATATTGATTTCTCtgatctggaggaggaggagcgcaGGAGTTTTTTCAGCTTTGAAGATGACTTGGACGAGGACTGCACTTCTCCCGACTTCTGGGGTGAACCTGACCAGGTAATTTCAATCGAACCATTCTCCGCTGTCAGCGGCCCTCAGCACTCGCTGGGGGACGATGCTGACACCCGTGACTATTTCCGGATACTCTTCCCAGATTCTTTTTTTGAACACATGgtagaacaaacaaacaaatacgcCCTCTACCGGCAAAGGAGGAGTGGAAAATCAGACCCCCACTGGCACCCCACTGATGTCAGAGAAATGAAAGCTTATGTAGGTCTGAACATTCTTATGGGCATCAATCAGCTTCCAGACACTGGCATGTACTGGGCCAGTGACATTTTCATAGGCAATGCAGGCTTTAAAAAAACTATGACAGCCCGGCGCTTTGAAAAACTCACCCAGTATCTCCAGCTGTGTGACCGTGAGTCTGAGCCTGTGCGTGGAGAGCGTGGGTATGATGGCCTCTTCAAAGTCAGGCCTCTCCTTGATGTGGTAGAAAACACCATGTGGGATGCATACACGCCCAATCGCTGTTTGACCATAGACAAGTGTGCCATTGTCATGAAGGGACGTTTCTCCCCCACCCAGTACATGCCCTCCAAGCCCCTGAGGAAGGGGCTGACAGTGTGGATGCTGTGTGACTCGCGCTCGGGCTACTGCCACCGGGCCAAGATCTATGTAGGCAAGCCCAGGGAAGATGAGGCAGCGGCCTCCCTGGGCTACAGGGTGGTGACCTCCCTAGTGCGTGGCCTGGAGGGTCAATACCACC
This sequence is a window from Siniperca chuatsi isolate FFG_IHB_CAS linkage group LG5, ASM2008510v1, whole genome shotgun sequence. Protein-coding genes within it:
- the LOC122876203 gene encoding piggyBac transposable element-derived protein 4-like, which produces MATARKGRELFTILETSADTESTTVCDSQDSPLNLSADVKWFEIPYRKPDSDEEDEVREEEEGEGENGFTSTAAAAETADAASFIAGGGCNIILVTGSNGIEHDEEEYAEDCYYSTSTNCSDTTSNDSDIDFSDLEEEERRSFFSFEDDLDEDCTSPDFWGEPDQVISIEPFSAVSGPQHSLGDDADTRDYFRILFPDSFFEHMVEQTNKYALYRQRRSGKSDPHWHPTDVREMKAYVGLNILMGINQLPDTGMYWASDIFIGNAGFKKTMTARRFEKLTQYLQLCDRESEPVRGERGYDGLFKVRPLLDVVENTMWDAYTPNRCLTIDKCAIVMKGRFSPTQYMPSKPLRKGLTVWMLCDSRSGYCHRAKIYVGKPREDEAAASLGYRVVTSLVRGLEGQYHHLFMDSFFTSVPLLQRLLRDGLYACGPTQPGRKGYPEVLRPRNVGKLSQGEFYQCQRGNLVATVTRDVKVVSCLSTNSAPGIVGISPGRQQRETDGEGESDSMESSGLSFGVPRPLPLLLYQENMRGVDLCDQLRECYQVGRPCKKWWRYFLWFYVNLCIVNAYIILRESRGGTPPAGFNGKQFTQRHFRVRLAQQLIGDYQGARGMERAARKRHADSPIEYGHRLERMSERSRRCRNCTNKGLRHESVFGCKICNVHLCRGGCFSEFHK